Proteins found in one Tsukamurella paurometabola DSM 20162 genomic segment:
- a CDS encoding sugar transferase — translation MSGNGRSGNRARHRRRHTWLLAVLDAVVVAGFLGATYDPGSDPAAHVTKVLAGTALTIGTFYLFGLYRARITLSALDTLPQLVIAAWLLAPLAMAMHWDDDHTFIPQVLMCWVALLMLRVVYYAVVRHRRAAHPENGARTLVIGGGKVADELVRAMSHYPVYGLRPVLVMDDDPLDPTLFPTEVIPRRHDLAGLIEERDIETVIVAFSRDRDSTLVDPLRECDTLDCEIYVVPRLYEFVHQDRDMDRIHTIPLVLVRRLALRTSHWRVKRITSLITSSVGLLLFSPLLALVAAAIKLQDPRAPVLFRQTRVGQDGHLFTLYKFRTMRPVPDEVADADWSTDRTTRLGSFLRRYSIDELPQLWNVVCGDMSMVGPRPERPHFVDRFRADIPAYKSRHRVHAGLTGWAAIHGLRGDTDIRDRASYDNYYIENWSLWLDTKILLMTAASVLLGRGR, via the coding sequence ATGAGCGGGAACGGACGGTCGGGCAATCGCGCTCGTCATCGCCGGCGTCACACCTGGCTGCTCGCCGTGCTGGACGCCGTCGTCGTGGCCGGATTCCTCGGCGCGACCTACGACCCCGGTAGCGATCCGGCGGCACACGTGACCAAGGTGCTCGCCGGGACCGCACTGACGATCGGGACCTTCTACCTGTTCGGGCTCTATCGCGCCCGAATCACGCTCAGCGCGCTGGACACCCTGCCGCAGTTGGTGATCGCGGCGTGGCTTCTCGCCCCGCTGGCGATGGCGATGCACTGGGACGACGACCACACATTCATCCCCCAGGTGCTGATGTGCTGGGTGGCACTACTGATGCTACGGGTGGTGTACTACGCGGTGGTGCGCCATCGCCGGGCCGCACATCCGGAGAACGGCGCCCGGACCCTGGTGATCGGTGGCGGCAAGGTCGCCGACGAGCTGGTGCGCGCGATGTCCCATTACCCGGTGTACGGCCTGCGTCCAGTGCTGGTGATGGATGACGATCCGCTCGACCCGACCCTCTTCCCCACGGAGGTGATCCCCCGCCGCCACGACCTGGCAGGTCTCATCGAGGAGCGCGATATCGAGACGGTGATCGTGGCCTTCTCCCGCGACCGGGATTCCACCCTGGTGGACCCGCTGCGCGAGTGCGACACCCTGGATTGCGAGATCTACGTCGTGCCGCGGCTGTACGAATTCGTGCATCAGGACCGCGATATGGACCGGATCCACACCATCCCGCTCGTCCTGGTGCGCCGCCTCGCCCTGCGCACCAGCCATTGGCGGGTCAAGCGGATCACCTCGCTGATCACCTCGAGTGTGGGATTGCTGCTGTTCTCTCCCCTGCTGGCCCTCGTCGCGGCCGCGATCAAACTGCAGGATCCGAGGGCGCCGGTATTGTTCCGTCAGACCCGGGTGGGCCAGGACGGTCACCTGTTCACGCTGTACAAGTTCCGCACCATGCGCCCGGTTCCCGATGAAGTGGCCGACGCCGACTGGTCGACCGACCGGACCACACGTCTTGGCTCCTTCCTGCGCCGGTACTCGATCGACGAGTTGCCGCAACTGTGGAACGTGGTGTGCGGCGACATGTCGATGGTGGGCCCGCGGCCCGAGCGCCCGCACTTCGTGGACCGGTTCCGCGCCGACATTCCCGCGTACAAGTCCCGGCACCGTGTGCACGCCGGCCTCACCGGCTGGGCGGCGATCCACGGCCTGCGCGGCGACACCGACATCCGCGACCGCGCGTCGTACGACAACTACTACATCGAGAACTGGAGCCTGTGGCTCGACACCAAGATTCTCCTGATGACCGCGGCTTCGGTCCTCCTCGGTCGCGGTCGCTGA
- a CDS encoding amino acid--[acyl-carrier-protein] ligase, giving the protein MTLTAAPRHTADTAADDSSGVSRLDEQREQFRTSLFEAGHLIPSGIDGVYGRGAEFEKLVAGVDALVADAIHEAHGGATTVLAFPPVMPREILDRTDYIASFPHLSAAVATYPGGNAEHRLLLAGRAAGHDWGGHLRSSDLALVPSACHPVYPMLTGTLPRDGAWVDVAGYCFRAEPSNDPARMQSFRMHEIVRVGTERAAVAHRDSWIARAADLLGELGLKVERTPAVDPFFGGSGGAQAADQRSGELKTELMVRIYGAHQPGVAVASSNYHRDQFGARFDITTVDGAVAHSACFGFGIERVALALLAAHGMQRSAWPAAVNARL; this is encoded by the coding sequence ATGACCCTGACCGCGGCTCCCCGCCACACCGCAGACACTGCCGCCGACGACTCGTCCGGCGTCAGCCGGCTGGACGAGCAGCGCGAACAGTTTCGTACCTCGCTGTTCGAGGCAGGACATCTGATCCCCAGCGGCATCGACGGCGTGTACGGTCGCGGCGCCGAGTTCGAGAAGCTGGTCGCCGGCGTCGACGCGCTCGTCGCCGACGCGATCCACGAAGCGCACGGCGGCGCAACCACCGTGCTGGCATTCCCGCCGGTGATGCCCCGCGAGATCCTCGACCGCACGGACTACATCGCCTCCTTCCCGCACCTGTCCGCTGCGGTCGCCACCTACCCCGGTGGGAACGCCGAGCATCGGCTCTTGCTCGCCGGCCGTGCCGCCGGCCACGACTGGGGCGGACACCTTCGCTCCAGCGACCTGGCCCTGGTGCCCTCGGCCTGCCACCCCGTGTACCCCATGCTCACCGGCACCCTCCCCCGTGACGGCGCATGGGTCGACGTCGCCGGATACTGCTTCCGCGCCGAGCCGTCGAACGATCCCGCCCGCATGCAGAGCTTCCGGATGCACGAGATCGTGCGGGTCGGAACCGAGCGAGCCGCCGTCGCCCACCGCGACAGTTGGATCGCCCGTGCAGCCGATCTCCTCGGTGAACTGGGCCTGAAGGTCGAGCGCACCCCCGCTGTCGACCCGTTCTTCGGTGGGAGCGGCGGTGCGCAGGCCGCCGACCAGCGTTCCGGTGAGCTCAAGACCGAACTGATGGTGCGCATCTACGGTGCTCACCAGCCCGGCGTGGCGGTGGCGTCGAGCAACTACCACCGCGATCAGTTCGGCGCGCGGTTCGATATCACCACGGTGGACGGTGCGGTCGCGCACAGCGCCTGCTTCGGCTTCGGTATCGAGCGCGTGGCGCTAGCACTGCTCGCCGCACACGGCATGCAGCGTTCCGCATGGCCGGCAGCGGTGAACGCCAGGCTGTGA
- a CDS encoding YdcF family protein — protein sequence MSTRPRLRRVVITVVLAVTVLVVAMIDRAYIRPRTIDELRPADAIVVLGGNPYDRFEYGITLAERGLAPQVVLSNSVGAQDSRMQQLCDERVPDVQVTCFLPVPWTTRGEAQELRRLAQERRWDEIIVVTTTAHVERARFILERCSRAQLQMTDFPEERTPLATVYGWAYQSAGWLKALTQSGC from the coding sequence GTGAGCACCCGCCCACGGCTGCGCCGCGTGGTCATCACTGTGGTACTGGCGGTGACGGTGCTGGTGGTAGCGATGATCGATCGCGCCTACATTCGTCCCCGCACGATCGACGAGTTGCGGCCGGCGGACGCGATCGTCGTGCTCGGCGGGAATCCGTACGACCGCTTCGAGTACGGGATCACCCTCGCCGAGCGCGGCCTCGCGCCGCAGGTGGTGCTGTCGAACTCGGTGGGCGCACAGGATTCCCGCATGCAGCAACTGTGCGATGAGCGGGTCCCCGATGTGCAGGTGACCTGCTTTCTGCCGGTGCCGTGGACCACCCGCGGCGAGGCGCAGGAACTACGGCGACTTGCGCAGGAGCGGCGCTGGGACGAGATCATCGTGGTCACCACCACGGCGCACGTCGAACGCGCGCGCTTCATCCTGGAGCGGTGCTCGCGGGCACAGCTGCAGATGACTGATTTCCCTGAGGAACGCACCCCCCTCGCCACCGTGTACGGCTGGGCCTACCAAAGCGCAGGCTGGCTCAAAGCCCTCACCCAATCGGGTTGCTGA